One genomic region from Bacteroidota bacterium encodes:
- the smpB gene encoding SsrA-binding protein SmpB has product MESKVNIRNKKASFNFEFVEKYVAGIVLTGTEIKSIREGKASLVDAFCYFNNNELWVKGMNISEYWWGNYNNHDPRRDRKLLLTKKELQKLQRKTQEKGLTIVAVHLFINERGLAKLEIALARGKKEYDKREDLKNEDARRELSQVKKAFAHKNY; this is encoded by the coding sequence ATGGAATCGAAAGTTAACATTAGAAATAAAAAAGCTTCCTTCAATTTTGAGTTTGTTGAAAAATATGTTGCCGGCATAGTCCTTACCGGTACTGAAATTAAATCTATACGGGAAGGGAAAGCCAGCCTGGTTGATGCTTTTTGCTATTTTAATAATAATGAGCTTTGGGTAAAGGGTATGAATATTTCCGAATATTGGTGGGGAAACTATAATAATCATGATCCCAGAAGGGACAGAAAATTATTATTGACGAAAAAAGAATTACAAAAACTTCAGCGCAAAACCCAGGAAAAAGGCTTGACCATTGTGGCCGTACATTTGTTTATCAATGAAAGAGGGCTGGCTAAGCTTGAAATCGCTTTAGCCCGTGGTAAAAAGGAATATGATAAACGCGAAGACCTTAAAAATGAAGATGCCCGCAGGGAATTAAGCCAGGTTAAAAAAGCATTTGCCCATAAAAATTATTAG
- a CDS encoding MBL fold metallo-hydrolase: MEIYPIHIENFKIDGGVMFGVVPKVLWKKVYPADDENLCNWALRSLLIVDGNRKILIDNGFGDKQSAKFFSHFHLNGGKGLKGALAEYGYKPEDITDMVLTHLHYDHCGGGLRYNSDRTALELVFPNATYWISRSQWNWAINPNKREADSFLSENLLYMQESGHLKFIEKNGMLFPDFEVRIYDGHTKGQVVPFIHFNGKTIVFVADLLPSVAHIPLPYIASYDVEPMKTLKEKEDFLNEAFENNYVLFFEHDLYNECCNLKCEPKGIKVKDTFLLKDFLSGAGKV, encoded by the coding sequence ATGGAAATTTACCCTATTCACATAGAAAATTTTAAAATTGACGGGGGCGTTATGTTTGGTGTTGTCCCTAAGGTCCTGTGGAAAAAAGTTTATCCTGCTGATGATGAAAATTTATGCAACTGGGCTTTGCGTTCTTTACTCATCGTTGACGGGAATAGAAAGATATTGATAGATAATGGTTTCGGTGATAAACAAAGTGCCAAATTTTTTAGCCATTTCCATCTTAACGGAGGTAAAGGCCTGAAAGGTGCTCTTGCAGAATATGGCTACAAACCCGAAGATATTACCGATATGGTACTGACCCATCTGCATTACGATCATTGTGGGGGAGGATTGCGTTATAATTCCGACAGAACAGCTTTGGAACTTGTGTTTCCAAATGCTACCTACTGGATAAGCCGTTCTCAGTGGAATTGGGCTATAAATCCCAATAAGCGGGAAGCTGATTCTTTTTTAAGTGAAAATCTCCTGTATATGCAGGAAAGCGGGCATCTGAAATTTATTGAAAAAAATGGCATGCTTTTCCCCGATTTTGAAGTGAGGATATATGACGGCCATACCAAAGGGCAGGTTGTGCCTTTTATTCATTTTAACGGCAAAACTATTGTTTTTGTAGCCGATTTATTGCCTTCCGTTGCTCATATCCCTCTGCCTTATATTGCCAGTTATGATGTCGAACCTATGAAAACTTTAAAAGAAAAGGAAGATTTTTTAAACGAAGCTTTTGAAAATAATTATGTTTTATTTTTTGAACACGATTTATATAACGAATGCTGCAATTTGAAATGCGAACCCAAAGGAATAAAAGTTAAGGATACTTTTCTCCTTAAGGATTTTTTGTCTGGTGCCGGAAAGGTTTAA